The proteins below come from a single Thermococcus sp. genomic window:
- a CDS encoding ATPase domain-containing protein, giving the protein MVEELLKIELKGDELHRRLGGGIPAGTIMLVEGDRGSGKSIFVQRLLYGFLMNGYTASYISSQYTTVEYIKQMESIGYGIIPFLIRKKLIFVSLYPLLTGVSEKRKFLSRLFGEPRLWEPDIMIIDSFSSLLSREQDSGSVRDFLLYVKKMASLDKVIILTANTEEIDRDSLFVLEEASTMLLRLNVKVFGGDLKNSATIVKYNNAKGIFQKIIPFRVEPKVGLIVEIAAVV; this is encoded by the coding sequence TTGGTCGAGGAACTGCTAAAGATTGAACTCAAGGGCGATGAGCTTCACAGGCGCCTTGGGGGTGGCATACCCGCCGGCACCATCATGCTGGTCGAAGGCGACAGGGGTAGCGGTAAATCCATCTTCGTCCAGAGGCTCCTCTACGGTTTCCTCATGAACGGCTACACCGCGAGCTACATCTCGAGTCAGTACACCACCGTCGAGTACATAAAGCAAATGGAGTCCATTGGTTATGGTATAATCCCTTTTTTAATCCGGAAGAAACTCATATTCGTCTCTCTTTACCCACTCCTCACCGGTGTGAGTGAGAAGAGGAAGTTCCTGAGCAGACTCTTTGGCGAGCCTCGTCTCTGGGAACCGGACATTATGATAATTGATTCATTCTCGTCCCTCCTCTCCAGGGAGCAGGACTCAGGTTCCGTTCGTGACTTCCTTCTCTATGTCAAAAAGATGGCCTCCCTTGACAAAGTGATAATCCTCACCGCCAACACCGAAGAGATAGACCGCGATTCCCTCTTCGTCCTTGAGGAAGCGTCCACCATGCTCCTTCGCCTCAACGTGAAGGTCTTCGGTGGTGATCTGAAGAACTCGGCAACGATAGTCAAGTACAACAACGCAAAGGGTATCTTTCAGAAGATTATTCCCTTCCGCGTCGAGCCTAAGGTCGGGCTGATAGTAGAGATCGCGGCGGTGGTGTGA
- a CDS encoding type II/IV secretion system ATPase subunit, whose product MAQAFSDTLDEAMARNPHLRRYVDQFRKKYGKMPEFYAQLSRDMSDIMYPNILYPVGDPIFIHIFADPATAEKRYIVIEPRVESREEEQKYNRIRDKILELAPTRNIPDEQEEFERFLDALFDEAVLALVKGGKGGGLLGKGERFTITKEEMEKFRYLIKRDIIGIGPLEPIARDPYIEDIHIIGANNVSLVHKIFEMVPTNISFGDDVNLADYFKNMAERIGRPVSDRTPIVDGALPDGSRINIIYSPDISIKGPSATIRKFSATPISIVQLIGWGTLSAEIAAYLWIALEYGMSVFVCGETASGKTTLLNSLIPFIKPGSKVYTAEDTPEVHVPHPVWQRLITRERGPEESRVTLFDLLKAALRSRPNYIIVGEIRGAEGSIAFQAMQTGHPVMSTFHAGDIKKMIQRFTGHPINVPITFIDNLNIAVFQQAVYVKGKFLRRTINVVEIEGYYEELGGVATRNVFEWDAVNDKHIFRGFNNSYILENKIGEIAGYEDPKEIYNELFLRARILQRMVELGITNYWDVYREIKAFYQRGIEGLSFRI is encoded by the coding sequence ATGGCACAGGCGTTCAGCGACACCCTGGATGAGGCTATGGCAAGAAACCCGCACCTCAGAAGGTACGTTGACCAGTTTAGGAAGAAGTACGGAAAGATGCCTGAGTTCTACGCCCAGCTCAGCAGGGACATGAGTGACATAATGTACCCCAATATACTCTACCCTGTCGGCGATCCTATATTCATCCACATCTTCGCCGACCCCGCCACTGCTGAGAAGAGGTACATCGTGATAGAGCCTCGCGTTGAGAGCAGGGAAGAGGAACAGAAGTACAACAGGATACGTGACAAGATACTCGAGTTGGCTCCAACTAGAAACATCCCAGACGAACAGGAGGAATTTGAGCGTTTTCTGGATGCCCTATTCGATGAGGCGGTTCTGGCGCTGGTTAAGGGCGGCAAAGGTGGGGGACTCCTAGGGAAGGGTGAGAGGTTCACCATAACCAAGGAGGAGATGGAGAAGTTCCGCTACCTCATTAAGCGCGACATCATAGGAATAGGTCCCCTCGAGCCGATAGCTAGGGACCCGTACATTGAGGATATCCACATCATCGGAGCCAATAACGTCTCCCTGGTTCACAAGATATTTGAAATGGTGCCGACGAACATAAGCTTTGGCGACGACGTCAATCTTGCCGACTACTTCAAGAACATGGCCGAGCGCATAGGCAGGCCGGTCAGCGACAGGACGCCCATTGTTGACGGCGCCCTTCCCGACGGCTCGCGTATTAACATCATCTACTCGCCGGACATATCCATCAAGGGGCCGAGCGCAACAATCCGTAAGTTCTCTGCAACGCCGATAAGCATAGTTCAGCTGATCGGCTGGGGAACGCTAAGCGCTGAGATTGCTGCTTACCTTTGGATAGCCCTCGAGTACGGGATGAGCGTTTTTGTCTGTGGGGAGACCGCATCTGGTAAGACGACACTCCTCAACTCGCTCATTCCCTTCATCAAACCGGGTTCGAAGGTGTATACCGCCGAGGACACCCCGGAGGTTCATGTCCCACATCCCGTCTGGCAGAGGCTCATCACCCGTGAGAGGGGTCCCGAGGAGAGTAGGGTTACGCTCTTCGACCTGCTGAAGGCGGCACTGCGTTCGAGGCCGAACTACATCATCGTCGGTGAGATCCGTGGTGCTGAGGGGTCAATAGCCTTCCAGGCAATGCAGACCGGTCACCCGGTCATGTCGACCTTCCACGCCGGTGACATCAAGAAGATGATACAGCGTTTCACCGGCCACCCGATAAACGTCCCTATAACCTTCATTGACAACCTCAACATAGCCGTCTTCCAGCAGGCGGTCTACGTCAAGGGCAAGTTCCTGAGGAGGACGATAAACGTCGTCGAGATTGAGGGATACTACGAGGAGCTGGGCGGTGTCGCCACGAGAAACGTCTTCGAGTGGGACGCGGTGAACGACAAGCACATCTTCCGCGGTTTCAACAACTCATACATCCTTGAGAATAAAATAGGAGAAATCGCCGGCTACGAGGACCCAAAGGAGATATACAACGAACTGTTCCTGCGCGCGAGGATCCTGCAGAGGATGGTCGAGCTTGGCATAACGAACTACTGGGACGTTTACAGGGAGATCAAGGCCTTCTATCAGAGGGGTATCGAGGGCCTGAGCTTTAGGATCTGA
- a CDS encoding flagellar protein G has protein sequence MAAGGPASELIMFIVAVIVAGSVAGALAYVTTDIAHGMNYRGTLLADQLRTDFAIINDPNNIPHSNLSAQPVNYTFYIKNIGKIAFPFSQDSVQVLLNGIMISPSNLTFLDPQTGAEINTLQPYEVGAVNVTLGNALTSGDDYTLTVVLSNGERRSFVFRAP, from the coding sequence ATGGCCGCGGGAGGGCCTGCAAGTGAGTTGATAATGTTCATAGTTGCAGTCATAGTTGCCGGGAGCGTCGCTGGTGCCTTGGCCTACGTCACAACAGACATAGCCCACGGGATGAATTACAGGGGTACGTTGCTGGCGGATCAGCTCAGGACCGACTTCGCGATAATCAACGATCCAAACAACATACCACATTCAAACCTCTCTGCACAGCCGGTTAACTACACGTTTTACATCAAAAACATAGGCAAAATCGCGTTCCCCTTCAGTCAAGACTCCGTCCAGGTACTGCTTAATGGGATCATGATTTCTCCCTCTAACTTGACTTTCCTCGACCCTCAAACCGGGGCCGAGATAAACACACTCCAGCCATATGAAGTGGGTGCGGTGAACGTCACGCTCGGGAATGCTCTCACGAGCGGCGATGACTACACCTTGACGGTAGTGCTGAGCAATGGTGAGAGGAGGAGCTTCGTGTTTAGGGCGCCTTAA
- the flaJ gene encoding archaellar assembly protein FlaJ, with protein MVEEKISIFTKADLDMKTYIHKILIPYMGISALLFIAVGAMTLFIYIPKALKVLLFLIPVILMVYAAVYPYITADSKKISINSKMPYFITYFAVLSTSEMGRSDLIAVLAKDPKLGSIAGELKKVHTVVNKLHLSMPEAFRFLARRTPSQIFADFLDRLAYSLDSGVDLKEYLFQEQQTVMDDYQTFYEGALYDLDVFKEIYESIIISVVFVASFVIIGPLITGLDLGTMGLYAIAMTLAAEIGILLIVKLRMPDDPIWAQVREGIADPRRERTKRAAIYSFLAVFIVALLYFIAIKPRFNIPDPFVLAIILTPVFYVGNVVSKEEASIFRKDENFPAFIRSLSSSLAASGASLVLVLKYLSAHDFGSLTEDIKALYRRLAIRVDRDRAWDFFIAGTGSWLVGIFSEIFRESLRMGAEPDYVGLVISRNFERLVRLRRKRQQSIASFIGIIYGLTGAFAFSFAASFQVAVSISQLFSQMNIPSEYIGNIIHVIPSSGITFLMYLMLAMMVMHSLLSAMVIKLADGGHILGTARYFVILAWIFAVGMYLGQVLMAKMMNIGGGGTTTQLFLHLLGVMG; from the coding sequence ATGGTAGAGGAGAAGATCAGCATCTTCACCAAGGCAGACCTCGACATGAAGACGTACATTCACAAGATACTCATACCTTACATGGGGATCTCGGCCCTCCTCTTCATAGCCGTCGGCGCTATGACACTGTTTATCTACATCCCTAAAGCGCTTAAGGTCCTCCTCTTCCTGATACCGGTTATCCTAATGGTATACGCGGCGGTGTATCCTTACATAACCGCCGATTCGAAGAAGATATCCATCAACTCCAAGATGCCATACTTCATCACATATTTCGCGGTTCTCTCCACGAGCGAGATGGGTCGTTCTGACCTCATTGCGGTTCTGGCGAAGGATCCCAAGCTCGGATCCATAGCAGGCGAGCTCAAGAAGGTTCACACCGTTGTCAATAAGCTTCACCTCTCGATGCCAGAGGCCTTCCGCTTCCTCGCTAGGAGGACTCCAAGTCAGATTTTCGCCGATTTCCTCGACAGGTTAGCGTATTCCCTCGACAGTGGTGTCGACCTCAAGGAGTATCTGTTCCAGGAGCAGCAGACGGTTATGGATGATTACCAGACCTTCTACGAGGGCGCACTCTATGACCTTGACGTTTTCAAGGAGATATACGAATCGATAATCATCTCCGTCGTTTTCGTTGCTTCGTTCGTTATCATCGGGCCGCTCATCACCGGCCTTGACCTTGGCACTATGGGTCTCTATGCCATAGCCATGACCCTCGCGGCAGAGATAGGAATCCTGCTCATCGTTAAGCTCAGGATGCCCGATGACCCAATATGGGCACAGGTGAGGGAGGGAATAGCCGACCCGCGTAGGGAGAGGACAAAGAGGGCCGCCATCTACTCCTTCCTTGCTGTCTTTATAGTGGCCCTGTTATACTTTATCGCCATAAAACCTCGCTTTAACATACCCGATCCATTCGTTTTGGCCATTATTCTTACGCCCGTCTTCTATGTTGGGAACGTTGTCAGCAAGGAGGAGGCATCAATATTCCGGAAGGATGAGAACTTTCCAGCTTTCATAAGGAGTCTAAGCTCCTCCCTGGCGGCGAGCGGCGCTTCCCTTGTTCTCGTCCTTAAGTACCTCAGTGCCCACGACTTCGGATCGCTCACCGAGGATATCAAGGCCCTTTACAGGCGCCTTGCAATCCGGGTTGACAGGGATAGGGCATGGGATTTCTTCATAGCCGGAACTGGGAGCTGGCTGGTCGGGATCTTCTCCGAGATATTCCGCGAGAGCCTCAGGATGGGTGCTGAGCCTGACTACGTTGGCCTCGTCATAAGCAGGAACTTCGAGAGGCTCGTCCGCCTCAGGAGAAAGAGGCAGCAGAGCATAGCGAGCTTCATCGGCATAATCTATGGACTCACGGGGGCCTTTGCCTTCTCCTTTGCAGCGTCCTTTCAGGTGGCGGTCTCAATAAGTCAGCTCTTCTCACAGATGAACATCCCCTCGGAGTACATAGGGAACATAATCCATGTTATCCCATCTTCGGGAATAACGTTCCTTATGTATCTAATGCTTGCCATGATGGTCATGCATTCGCTCCTTTCGGCCATGGTCATAAAGCTCGCCGACGGTGGACACATCCTCGGAACCGCGAGGTATTTCGTCATACTAGCATGGATATTCGCAGTTGGAATGTACCTAGGGCAGGTGCTGATGGCCAAGATGATGAACATAGGTGGGGGAGGAACCACCACACAGCTCTTCCTCCACCTTCTGGGGGTGATGGGATGA